The Patescibacteria group bacterium genome contains a region encoding:
- the secE gene encoding preprotein translocase subunit SecE: protein MNIFSFPHKLFLYLKQVKTEVKKINWPTREETIRYALTVIVISAVVAIFLGGLDFAFGSLVRKLITL from the coding sequence ATGAATATATTTTCATTTCCGCATAAACTCTTTCTTTATCTTAAACAGGTGAAGACAGAGGTTAAAAAAATCAATTGGCCTACTAGAGAAGAAACAATTAGGTATGCCTTGACTGTTATAGTTATATCAGCAGTAGTGGCTATTTTCTTAGGCGGATTGGATTTTGCTTTTGGATCGCTTGTGAGAAAATTAATCACCCTATAA